The Cyclobacteriaceae bacterium DNA segment TTCGAAGCCAAGTGCTGAAAGTTCCTGATCAAGCGCATGCAAGTCGTTCTCTGTTGGGTTTGATTTCAACACTACTTCGCCCAACGAAATTTTTTCAGGTTGGAGATTCAACTTGTTCAGCGCTTGCTCCACGGCCATTACGCAGCGGTTGCAAACCATATTTTTGATGTACAGAGTCATGGGTGTTTAATTTGCGGGCTTTCCAATCCAACCCAAATGTGTGTTTTTGAAGTTATCGGAGTATTTTAATCCGTATCCCATAATACGATCAAATGAACTGTGTCCAAATAACACCACGCCTGCAAGGGTAAGTTCATGGATCACGAGGAAATAACCAGCCAGGTAACAGGCAATGGCTACACCTTTGTGGTGAAACACATTGTAAGCAACGGCACCCACGCGTGTGTTGACCAAGTAACCCAACATGCTGATGTCGGGTGCAAGGAAGAATGCCCAGAAGACCCATCCTTCGAAAGGTAAATAGGAGTTTAAATAAATGGCCAGTCCGAACATGGCGAGCTCTTCGATGCGTAACAGGTTTTTCATATTAGTTTTCGTTTCTTTTATAATAGTCGGGTAGGTCGTTGTCGGTTGTAGACGAGTTCAACAGATAGGTAATGGCTTCTTCGCGTGTAGCGAATGTCTTGAAATTCTTTTGGAAAAAGATGCTGTATCCCATCAGGATAATGCGTTGGGTCGTGTTCAATCCCACGAAGGCCATCTTATCAATGAGGTGAATGACAGGTTGCGTTACGGATTTGGCATGTTGTACAAATCGGGGAGTGATGTAGTTTTTGTTGTGAAGGGCCAATACCAGTACGCGTTCGTTTTTAGCCATTCCTTTTTCAGCGGCTTCCGAGATCAAGGCGATCATCCCGTCTTCGTTTGCTCCGGAATAATCAATTTCCAAAATGGTTTTATCGCTTTCCTGAATTGTACGCACCCCGCCCATAGTGTTAAAGATTACTTCAGGGCAAGATTACTTAATTTTTATGAATCAATGTATCCCTGACTTACTGCCTGATGTGCTTATCCCACCACCGTTGAAACACCATCAGTCCCCAGATTCGGGCGTGTACATCTCCGGGGTTGGAAGAAAATAACTTCCGCTTCAGCAAATCAATTTCCGGGTAATGAAAGATGCCTTGCTCTTCAATCCGCTTTTTGGACAGGAGATCATCTGTAATAACAGATTTCATTTCTTTCCTAAACCACTTGAGTAGCGGAACTTCAAATCCCTTCTTCGGGCGTTTATAAAGTTGTGCTGGTAAGAAGTCGCGATAGGCCTCCTGAAGAATGCGTTTGCGGATTGCAGCGTTTATTTTGTAATCATCCGGCAAACTAAAAATAAAATTCACCAATTCGAAATCAAGGAAGGGTGTTCGCACCTCCAGGCTGTTGGCCATGCTCATCAGGTCAACCTTGGTGAGCATATCGTTTGGTAAGACCAAAGAAGTGTCTGTAAGTAAAATATCATTCAGCGATTCCTTTTCGGGAATGGTTTGAAGGATATTATTTCTTCTGGGGTAGAATTCACTCAGCCAGCGGTTAATGCGCAGGTCGGGGTGAAGCATATTCATGGCTTCATCTTTAGTGGCCAAGCTGGCCCAACGCCAATACCGTTCCTTGCTATCGAGTTTCATCCCCTCAGCAAAGCGCGCCAATTGCCGGGCCTTGTTTGCAAACGGACTATTTCGGGATTTCGGCATGGCTTTCCACAGCGGGTGCAGTGCATTGGCAAATTTTTCTTTCCAACCCGGATGCAGTATCCGGTAATGTGCCGCATGTTTGTTATAACCGCCCAGCAATTCATCTGCCCCATCGCCCGAAAGGGCTACCGTAGCGTGCTTGCGGGTTTCTTTACTCAATATATATACGTTTATCGCTGAGGAGTCGGCAAAGGGTTCATCGATATAATCCAGTATGTGGTTGAGGTGTTCGTATAAATCGTTGTTGGTAAGTGAAAAAACCGTGTGCTCGGTTTGAAAGTGTTTGGCTACCAAACGTGCATAATGAGTTTCATCAAAAAACTTTTCGTCTTTAAAACCAATGGAAAAGGTGTGCAGATCAGGCTTGTGTTTTTTTGCCAGTCCGGTGATTACGGAAGAGTCAATACCGCCACTCAGAAAACAGCCAAGCGGAACATCCGATACAAGCCTGCGTTGTACAGAAGCTTCCAACAGATTTTTAAATTTCTCTTTTGCAGATTCGTAACTGATGCGGAGATCGACCGAGTACGGAATGGTGTAATAACTGTTAATTGATAATTGCCTATTGTTAATTGCCAGATAGTGTCCCGGAAGGAGTTTTTTAACGGATTTAAAAATGGTGTCAGGTGCTGGAATATAATTGAGTTGCAGATACGTGTAGAGCGAATTGTAGTCAATGGTTTTATCAATGCCGTATTGTACCAACGATTTCATTTCTGAAGCAAAAATGAATTTGTCTTCATCGTGCAGGTAGAGGAGGGGTTTTACACCGTAGCGATCACGTGCCAACAGAAAGGATTGCTCCTGTTTGTCGTAAAAGCAAAAGGCAAAAAATCCATTAAGTTTGTTTAGTGCGTTTTCTTTTTCCCGGATCAGCAGATGAAGCAAAACTTCCGTATCCGAAGTTGATCGAAAGCTCACGCCCTGTGCTTCCAGTTGCGATCGCAGTTCCCTGAAATTGAAAATCTCACCGTTAAAGACAATTGCATAACGTCCGGTTTCATCCCACATGGGTTGATGCGCGATGGCGCTGGTGTCGATGATGGAAAGCCTGCGATGCCCTAATCCGACAAACTGATCGTGATAAATATCCTGAAAATCCGGACCGCGCTTAGCCAACGCCATAGTGGCATTGGTAAGATGAATCATATTCATTTTGCCAACGAGGTTAAACGCAAAGATTCCGGTAATGCCGCACATATCGATGATTCAAATAGTAATGATGTCGGTGTTGGACAATTCAACGAAATCTCCTTGTTTAAAGGCGATCAGAATTGTCTTTAAATTTTTATTGAAAAGTTCTAATAGTTGTTTGTTTTTGATGTTACCAGTTGTTACCAAAAGTAATCTCCTTGGCTTTTGAATACTCATATGACTATGGTAAAAGTCAAAATCTTTGGTAACTACAATTCGATCCTGTTCATCAGCAATATCCCTGATTTCCTTATCAGTGGATTTGTCTTTATTGGTTAACGCAAGTACATGAATGCAATCGCACTGATGTTGCTGAAAAACCTGGCTTAGTCCTGGGGGAAGTTGTGCATCAATAATAAACTTCATGCCGATGCACGGTGGTAACTTTTTACCTTAGTCAATTTGGAAGCGTAAGCCAGACAGGCAAGAATATCATCCTCTTCAAGGGAAGGGTAATCTTCTAAAATTTCCTGATGAGTCATTCCTGAGGATAGCAAATCCAGAATTACCTCAACCGGATAACGCATTCCCCTGATTACGGGTTTACCATGACAAATTTCAGGATTTATCGTTATGCGCTTAAGCAAAGGACTTTCGGAAACCGCTTTCATAAGTATAAAAATAACAAAAGCTTAGCAGATTAGAGTTCCGGCATTCATATCCTTCTTTTAACAAGCAAAATAGCCGATAATTTCATGCCCAGCATCATGCATACCCATGCCAGCAAAACCACAAATTCCCAATACTGCCCGCCCACATTGACAAGTTTTCCTTGAACGCGTGGCAGGTAGCTCATAAAAAATATGAACCACACATAGTAGAGGTAAATGGTTTGGGCAATCTTATAGCGCCCGACTGTTATCTTTCCCATTTGCGCGTACCCTTTAATGAATGGCATGGCGAAGATCAGGGCATAAGCCAGAAAGCCACCAGCCAGTCGGATGGGAATAAGTTCATTGCCCGACAGATAGACATACGTGATCAATTCAACCAGGTGAATGCCATGGGCCAAAGCAAAAATTAAAAATGGTCGGGGAGAGAGTAACCGCTCAAGCGTGATTTCATGTTGGGGCAGCAACAGAAACATGATGCTAAAAATCAACAACGACACACGACCCGAATAGCGCGTGACAGCCTGAAGTGCTTCCAGCGATTGACCGTACAGATAAAAAGCAAATGCAGCCACCAGGCATTCGAGAAGAATAACACTGATGACTGCATTTCTAAATGTCATTTGTCGTTTTAGTATTACAAGATGCGTATCATAATGTTACGAAACCACACTTTGTCGCCATGATCTTGTAAAGAGATATGTCCCTTGGTTGCTTTTCCGAAAGCGGGCATGTCTTTGAATTTGCTTCCGGCTACCATGGCATCCCACTCAGGTGTGTGCATGGTGAAGTTTACCACGTTGGTACCGTTCAGCCAGAATTCATAATTGCCTTGGTTGGAAACGATTCGCACCTGATTCCATTCACCGGCAGGCTTTACCGTTTCAGTGGAGCATGAAATTAAATCATAGAGATCACCCGCGCGGTGCTTAATAATTTTCGCATCCGGATGGCAGTCATTATCCAATACCTGCATCTCCGGACCAGTCTGCCACACGTATTGATATTGTTCGTCTTCCACTACATTGAACATGATGCCACTATTACCACACGAATCAATTTTCCACTCCAGCATCAATTCAAAATTTTCGTATGCTTCGTTTGTGATAATATCACCACCACCATCGGCAACCGTGTTATCAAAATGTAAGGCGTTGTCGTCAACCTTCCAGGCGGTACCGATCTGGTCGCTCTTGAAGTTTCGCCAACCCGTTGTGGTTTGTCCATCAAACAACAGTTTCCAGCCTTCGGCTTGTTGTTGTTCCGTGAGGGTGTTGTGTGTCATGGGTGTTTCTTCGGGTTGTGTTTCCTCTGTGGTTTGTTGCTTGGGCTGACAGGCAGCGAGCAAAGCGATACAAATAATAGTGAGCAATTGTTTCATAATATAGACTTGTTAAAAGTAACAGGATTATTATTCGGGAGCTACGATGGTAATGTTTCGGAACCACACTTCATTGCCGTGATCCTGCAACGCAATGTGTCCTTTTTCAATGGTGCCATAAGCCGGGAAGTCTTTCCACTTGCTGGCATCTCTTCGGGCAATCCAATCGGGTGAATTTAATTCGTAGGCCACTACACGTGTGCCGTTGAGCCAGTGCTCCACGTTATTTTCTTGTACAATAATTTTCCCTTCATTCCATTCACCAACCGGTTTCAGGATTTTGTTTTCTGGTACGTGCATGGCGTAGTTGCCAGCTGTTTTATTTTCTTCAGCCAATGTTCCCGGATAGCCAACATCATCAATTAATTGATATTCCGGCCCTGTAGCATAGGATAGTTCATAGTCTTCGCTTACGCGGAACATCACCCCGCTGTTGCTTTGCGAAGCAAGTTTGAATTCAAACGTGAGTTCGAAATTCCGGTACTGCGCTTCTGTAATCAGGTCGGAGCGAAAGTTTTCTGCTGTATCAGAAAACGGTTTGCAATGCAGTGTTCCGTCAACTACTTCCCACGAATTGTTTGGCAGGTTGCGGAACGATCGCCAGCCTGTTAACGATTGGCCATCGAATAAACTGATTTGGTTTTCATCGTTTGTTGATACTTCTTTTTTATCTGCCTGACAGGCAAATAGCAGTGTAATTAAAATGGAGTAACCAACGAGAAGGAGTCCTTTTTTCATGCGCAATTCCGGCCTTTAATGCTCAAAATAAGGCAATCTGGGGTATTTTCTTACATGATGGCTACCTTTTTTAGGCTAACTGTTATATAGGGCGAAATTCTATTTTTAACGGAAACCATATGAAACGCTACACGCACGTATTTTTAGCTATCACATTTTTGTTGCCGGTACTGGCAATGGGACAAGTTCACTTCGGTGCAACAACCGGTCTGAATGCCACCTTTGTGCTTGACAAGGGATTAAAGGAAGATCCACGCTACAACTCAACCTACACCTACCAGTGGTCACCGGTGGGTTTTAATTTTGGTGTAGATATCGGTCGTAAGTTCGGACTTCAGTTAGAGTCTATTCTGTCTAATCAAGGTCAGATTTATGAAGTGGTTAACGCAGCCAAGGAAGTTTCGGGTAAGCGCAACATTGATCTGCAATATTTGAATATCCCTATGTTATTAAAGTTTATGAATGGTGGGGATGGCAAGGCGAGAACCAATTTTAATTTCGGTCCCCAGTTGGGTTTACTGACAAAAGCAAAGGAGACCATCAATTTTGAAGCGGGTACGTATTCCTTTCCTGATGATGAGAATTTTGTATTGCCAGACGGTGCAGAGGATAACCAGGATGGAACGTATACTATTGCACAATCGTATTCACAGGAATTCACTAAAGCGAAAAACGATTTCCGTGACATGGAATTTCAAATCGCGATGGCGTTTGGGGTGGATATTGATTTATCAAAACACTTGTATTTGTCCACACAGGTTCGTGCCAACTACAGCTTAACCGATATGCGCAATGGCGATGTGATTGATGCCATTAAAGCCGGAAATGGCGAAAGTATTTTTGGATCGCGTGCCAACCTGTTAGTGGGTATTCAGTTTGGTTTGCATTACAGTTTAGGCGTAACGCGCTCTTTCAAAGGAAAATAAAAGATCCTTTTCGTTTACAGGTAAAGAAAAGCCTCGCATTGTGCGGGGCTTTTTTGTTATTGACTTGTGGAAGCTTCGCGAAACTTTGCGTCTCCGCGTCTTAGCGGTAATATTTTTTATTTGTACCGCAGAGGCGCCAAGACGCTAAGGGTTTGCAAATGAGTATTTACCTTAAAAAATCTTTCCCGGATTCAGAATGTTATGCGGATCGAACACCTTTTTAATGCCGCGCATCAGTTCCAGGTTGGTTTCCTTCATTGCAATGGGCATGTACGGTCGCTTGGCAATGCCGATGCCGTGCTCACCAGAGAGTGTTCCACCCAGGCTTACCGTCAGTTTAAAAATTTCACCGATGCCTTCCGGTATTTTCGTTTCCCAATCGTGATCGCTGATGTTTTCTTTCAGAATGTTTACGTGCAGGTTGCCATCACCCAAATGCCCAAAGCACACGGTATTGAATCCGTATTGTTTGCCGATCGCTTTTATTCCGGAAATAAGTTTCGGCAAATTACTGCGTGGTACCACCACATCATCCGATTTGGTGAGCGTATACCAGTTCACAGCAGGAGAAATATTCTTGCGCACTTTCCATAACTCTGCTTTCTGTGCAGCGCTTTCTGCAAACAGCACTTCACCCGATTGAAATTTCTCTACCACGTTCATCACACGCTCTGCATCGCGCATCAGTACTTCTTCATCGTTGCCATCCAGTTCGCATAACAAATAAGCGTCCATGTTCTCGGGTAGTTGTGTGGTCACCGGGCTGCCCAAAACTTTATCGCAATATGCAAATGTTTTGATGCCGGCTTCACGTTCAAAAAATTCCATACCCGAAGGCTGAATACCTGCTGTGAAAATGGCGGCTATGGCGCGACATGCTTCCTCGTTGGTTACGAATGGAATGAGCATGAGCACATTCTTTTGTGGATAACCGCGAAGCTTGAAAACTATTTTGGTGATGATGCCCAATGTGCCTTCGCTGCCGCACATCAATTGCGTGAGGTTGTAGCCTGTAGAGTTCTTCAATACGTTCGCTCCCGTCCAGATGATTTCACCGGTTGGCAACACTACTTCAAGATTCAAAACATAATCGCGGGTAACGCCATACTTTACTGCTTTTGGCCCACCAGAATTTTGAGAAAGATTTCCACCCAAAAAAGCATGAGCCGCTGCTGGCTGGATCGGGCGGGTAGAACAATCCTTTTTCTTTTACTGCGTTTTGAAAAACTTCGGTTATCACGCCAGGCTCGACTGTAGCCTGAAGATTGAGTTCATCGATCTGAAGAATTTTGTTGAAGCGCTCCATCGACAGCACCACACCATGGTGAGTAGGCA contains these protein-coding regions:
- a CDS encoding FAD-binding oxidoreductase, giving the protein MAFPEVSVDILSEFEAIIGKENVILDEEKRSDYAHDKTEDYHFLPAVVLKPGTPEEISRIMQLCHEHRVPVTPRGAGTGLAGAALPTHHGVVLSMERFNKILQIDELNLQATVEPGVITEVFQNAVKEKGLFYPPDPASSGSCFFGWKSFSKFWWAKSSKVWRYPRLCFES
- a CDS encoding DUF1080 domain-containing protein, producing MKKGLLLVGYSILITLLFACQADKKEVSTNDENQISLFDGQSLTGWRSFRNLPNNSWEVVDGTLHCKPFSDTAENFRSDLITEAQYRNFELTFEFKLASQSNSGVMFRVSEDYELSYATGPEYQLIDDVGYPGTLAEENKTAGNYAMHVPENKILKPVGEWNEGKIIVQENNVEHWLNGTRVVAYELNSPDWIARRDASKWKDFPAYGTIEKGHIALQDHGNEVWFRNITIVAPE
- a CDS encoding DUF433 domain-containing protein — protein: MKAVSESPLLKRITINPEICHGKPVIRGMRYPVEVILDLLSSGMTHQEILEDYPSLEEDDILACLAYASKLTKVKSYHRASA
- a CDS encoding FAD-linked oxidase C-terminal domain-containing protein, whose protein sequence is MGGNLSQNSGGPKAVKYGVTRDYVLNLEVVLPTGEIIWTGANVLKNSTGYNLTQLMCGSEGTLGIITKIVFKLRGYPQKNVLMLIPFVTNEEACRAIAAIFTAGIQPSGMEFFEREAGIKTFAYCDKVLGSPVTTQLPENMDAYLLCELDGNDEEVLMRDAERVMNVVEKFQSGEVLFAESAAQKAELWKVRKNISPAVNWYTLTKSDDVVVPRSNLPKLISGIKAIGKQYGFNTVCFGHLGDGNLHVNILKENISDHDWETKIPEGIGEIFKLTVSLGGTLSGEHGIGIAKRPYMPIAMKETNLELMRGIKKVFDPHNILNPGKIF
- a CDS encoding DUF5615 family PIN-like protein, with the translated sequence MKFIIDAQLPPGLSQVFQQHQCDCIHVLALTNKDKSTDKEIRDIADEQDRIVVTKDFDFYHSHMSIQKPRRLLLVTTGNIKNKQLLELFNKNLKTILIAFKQGDFVELSNTDIITI
- a CDS encoding DUF1080 domain-containing protein, with the translated sequence MKQLLTIICIALLAACQPKQQTTEETQPEETPMTHNTLTEQQQAEGWKLLFDGQTTTGWRNFKSDQIGTAWKVDDNALHFDNTVADGGGDIITNEAYENFELMLEWKIDSCGNSGIMFNVVEDEQYQYVWQTGPEMQVLDNDCHPDAKIIKHRAGDLYDLISCSTETVKPAGEWNQVRIVSNQGNYEFWLNGTNVVNFTMHTPEWDAMVAGSKFKDMPAFGKATKGHISLQDHGDKVWFRNIMIRIL
- a CDS encoding DUF4260 domain-containing protein; the protein is MKNLLRIEELAMFGLAIYLNSYLPFEGWVFWAFFLAPDISMLGYLVNTRVGAVAYNVFHHKGVAIACYLAGYFLVIHELTLAGVVLFGHSSFDRIMGYGLKYSDNFKNTHLGWIGKPAN
- a CDS encoding outer membrane beta-barrel protein; this encodes MKRYTHVFLAITFLLPVLAMGQVHFGATTGLNATFVLDKGLKEDPRYNSTYTYQWSPVGFNFGVDIGRKFGLQLESILSNQGQIYEVVNAAKEVSGKRNIDLQYLNIPMLLKFMNGGDGKARTNFNFGPQLGLLTKAKETINFEAGTYSFPDDENFVLPDGAEDNQDGTYTIAQSYSQEFTKAKNDFRDMEFQIAMAFGVDIDLSKHLYLSTQVRANYSLTDMRNGDVIDAIKAGNGESIFGSRANLLVGIQFGLHYSLGVTRSFKGK
- the asnB gene encoding asparagine synthase (glutamine-hydrolyzing) produces the protein MCGITGIFAFNLVGKMNMIHLTNATMALAKRGPDFQDIYHDQFVGLGHRRLSIIDTSAIAHQPMWDETGRYAIVFNGEIFNFRELRSQLEAQGVSFRSTSDTEVLLHLLIREKENALNKLNGFFAFCFYDKQEQSFLLARDRYGVKPLLYLHDEDKFIFASEMKSLVQYGIDKTIDYNSLYTYLQLNYIPAPDTIFKSVKKLLPGHYLAINNRQLSINSYYTIPYSVDLRISYESAKEKFKNLLEASVQRRLVSDVPLGCFLSGGIDSSVITGLAKKHKPDLHTFSIGFKDEKFFDETHYARLVAKHFQTEHTVFSLTNNDLYEHLNHILDYIDEPFADSSAINVYILSKETRKHATVALSGDGADELLGGYNKHAAHYRILHPGWKEKFANALHPLWKAMPKSRNSPFANKARQLARFAEGMKLDSKERYWRWASLATKDEAMNMLHPDLRINRWLSEFYPRRNNILQTIPEKESLNDILLTDTSLVLPNDMLTKVDLMSMANSLEVRTPFLDFELVNFIFSLPDDYKINAAIRKRILQEAYRDFLPAQLYKRPKKGFEVPLLKWFRKEMKSVITDDLLSKKRIEEQGIFHYPEIDLLKRKLFSSNPGDVHARIWGLMVFQRWWDKHIRQ